ATGGTTTCGTCTTTTATTTTCCCTTTTGGCAGGAATGCAGCTACACCTACGGCAAGGGGTAAAGCTAACCATTCGAGCATTTTGCACCTCCTGTTTTTTCTGTTGGAACAACAGGAAAAAGATTTATGATAATAAATCAAAGCCCTGAAACAAAAAACAATTTTGGACAAGATAAACAATATAAACAATAACCTTTGCATACTACAATGAATCCTTCGCCTATTCTATACTTCGTTGAACACTTCATTTCCTCATTCAAAGAAATAATTTGGCTACATAGTGCATTAAGTACAAGATTGTTCCGAATTTGCTTGTTTCCATTACTAGCTTAACCGCACTTTCATTAATTCGAATCTTTTTACCCAATGCTGCAAGTGCTAACAGTGTGCCACCAGTTGCCCCAGTAAACACGATGCCGAACGTAATTGGGTCCATCTTCTCACTCCTCCCTTCTTTGTATTGTTCATTGTATGGGTATTTGCCAAAATAATGCACGTACACGCGAAATTTAATGACCTATTATTTGAATTAATAATTCACAAAGGAAATGCCAGTTAATTAGAGAATTAATTATGTGGTGATGATTATGTTAAAACCTAATATTGAGGAATTAATCACAAAGAGTGGGTTGAGAAAAGGATATATAGCCGAAAAATTAACAATTTCAGTACGACAGTTAAGGAAATACGAAACTGGAGAAAGTTACATTCCTATTGAAAAAGCCTATATTTTAGCTTGTTTATTACAGGTAAAAGTAGATGAATTGTACACATATATTGAGAAGGAGTAAAACATGACTGTAATTATACAGATACATTACACATCAATAGCTGACACTGATGGCTATCAAAAAAAAGCAATACCGCTAAGAGGAAAAAGTCCTGAACAAGCAGCATATGAATTCTGGAAGTGGATAAAAAGAGAAAATCCGCTGAAAGTGGAAATCAAACAAGTTCTTTGTGAAAAAGAAGATATAACAGAAATGGTATTGGAGTTAGAAAAGCAGGAGATTAATAAAATTATGAATGACGATTTACCTTTTTAAGCCCCACTCATAGAGTGAGGCTCTTTCTTTACATCGTTTCCCACGTAGTAAGAGTATATCCCCTAGCTTTTAATTCCATTGATACGAGACTAGCATTCTTATAGTCCGTTTCTACAACAAACCTGTAAGCGTCACTGTCTTTTGGTGTTTCGAACGGTTTGTAGTAGACCGGATCAGCATAGCACTTAAACCCTTTTGCTTGGTATTCTTGTACTAAGGTTATCGCTTGCCAGTATGCTGTATTGGGGATGGTTACTTTATCTGTAAAGCTTGTACTCACTTTATTATTCTCTCCTTCTTGTTTTTCAAAAGTGTCTGTTCCATAACCTTTATACTTAAATTGCAAGTGAGGTTTATCGACAAAACCTGACCAATCACCACCCCATTCAAACCCAAGTAGCTTAGCTTCAGCAATTGCCTTTTGCACTTCTGGACGTTTATAACCATTCCAGTCAGTATCTCCATTTCTAACCAAAACAAAGTCAAGTGCTTGTCCGACAAGATGGTAGGATTTCATCGTTTGGGATACACCTTTGGCTACATTTTGTCTTTGTTGTTC
The DNA window shown above is from Neobacillus sp. WH10 and carries:
- a CDS encoding M15 family metallopeptidase, whose translation is MALTYQKRNLDNIAKLADNTKAAALKWHAFLVTNNIDILIYETIRTEEQQRQNVAKGVSQTMKSYHLVGQALDFVLVRNGDTDWNGYKRPEVQKAIAEAKLLGFEWGGDWSGFVDKPHLQFKYKGYGTDTFEKQEGENNKVSTSFTDKVTIPNTAYWQAITLVQEYQAKGFKCYADPVYYKPFETPKDSDAYRFVVETDYKNASLVSMELKARGYTLTTWETM
- a CDS encoding helix-turn-helix transcriptional regulator, whose amino-acid sequence is MLKPNIEELITKSGLRKGYIAEKLTISVRQLRKYETGESYIPIEKAYILACLLQVKVDELYTYIEKE